The Streptomyces sp. NBC_00078 sequence TTCCCTTCGACGAATGAAGCGACGCCTGCTCGGCAAAATAGAGGGAGAAGAGGAAGAGCAGGCGGAAGGGGACTGGACTGGATATTATGTCGCCAGTCATGACTGGCCGGCGTTCGAGAATGACATCCCGATGGAGGATGTCTACCGTATCCTTGACGGATTCAATGAATACCTGCCGTTCGCTCAAGAAAGCCTTGCGGCTGGTGCATCCGAGGATGATGACGGCAGCGGAAGCCAGGAGTAGAATCAGGCAGCTTCCACCATCAGCCGGCAGTTTGTCACTCGCGGGTGGCGAGTGCCGGGCGCCACGAACTTGACGAATTTCATGGCCGCTCCCATTACGCCGTGGGCGATGATCCTCGAGTCTCTACGCCCGTGATACGAGTGGGAGACCGTGCCTGCCGACACGTCATCGCTGATCCCGCGCGCCCTTGACCAGCTCCAGAGCATCCCGAGGACGTCTCCGAAGAGGCCCCGGCCTCCCGGCGAGACCCGCGCGGCGTACGGCACGCTCTGGTTGCCTTGCTCGTGCTGACCGCGTGCACAGTTCTGGGCGGGGGCGACCTCTCCGTCGGCAGCCGGCGAGCGGATCGCCAGGGCCCCGCCGCACGTCCTTCAACGCCTCGGTATACGCCTCGACCCACTGTTCACGGAGCGGTTTCTGCCTGCTGAAATGACGGACCCCCGGCTGCTGGCCCGTATCGACGGCAACGTGCTGGACCGGGCGGCCGGACGCTGGCCGACCACCGTCCAAAGGCGACCGGGCTACGTTGCCTCGCCGTGGACGGCAAAAACCTGCGCGGCGCGGCCAGAACGGAGGGCCGAAGCTGCGCCGGCAGCTCAATCCTTTCCCCGCAAGGACATCCCACTTCACCCGGGGATCGGCCACGGCCACTCGGAGATCCGATGGATCACGGCCCTCCACCGTGAATGGCCTCCTCTTCCCCGGAGCCCGCCAGGCCGTCCAGATCAAGCGCCGCCGCACCGACCATAAGGCGGTCAAGACGGCGGTCGACCGGTGACGGGCCGGTCGCCTCGCCCCCTTTTTTTCGCGCGGATGTGGGAGGCATCCGGAAAGACGGGCAGTAACCACCATCTGATCTGCGACGGTAAGAACACCCGTTCAAGGTCATCACCACCGCGTCCAGTAGCCGTTCATGGGGCCACGGTGCCACCCCCAGGGCGCCTGGGTGGGGCGGAGGGTCAGCCCCAGTGGCTCACACGCTCCGCACAGCCCAGCCGTGCCCGCCCGGACGCCGGCCGTACTCGGCCAATGCCATGGTGAACGCTGTGGCGAGGCAGACCGCCCACTGAGTGGGTCGAGGGAAACGGTGTCGAAGATTCCCTGGCGACGGGCAGCTGCACAGCGATGACCTGAAGGGCGAGGGCGGCCGTCCAGGCAGATCCACAGGGTGCGGTTGCGCAGTTGCCGACGGCCGACCAGGAGGCCGTCCTCGTTGCGCGTGGCCACGGCGTTGAACAGTTGGAAGAGGATGAAGGTGGTGAAGGCGGTCGCGGTCACGGAGTCGGTGAGGTGACGGGTGGGGCCAAGAGGCTCAGGATGCCGGTCGCCGTGACCTCGCCCGAGCAGGTGATCGCCGCCAGGCGGCGAGCGTTGAAGATGCGCTCCTTCGGAGGGCGGAGGGCTGGTGCATCACAGCTGAATCGCGGGTATCGGGGCGAGCAGTCCAGCCAGCACGGTGGCAAGCAGAGGAGATTCCGGCTCGGGGTTGCACCCTGCCAATTTGCGACGATCGTGGAGTCATGGGCTGGGATCAGAACAACGGGGTGCCTCGGCATGGATGAAGTGGTCTTAGCCTCTGCGGCGTGCATTCGGATGGCTGGATCGGCACGCTCCACCTGCGCGTCCAGCGGCAGAGCACCAACGCTTCGACGACAAGGGAGGTCCGGCGGGACTGGCCCGACGGATTCGGGGTGCGCTGTCCAGGGGCTGACGAGCGGTCCCGTACAAGACCGATTCGCAGCAGACGCACCACTGCAGATGCGTAGTGTCGTGCCTCCAGACGTGACCGGTGCTTCCGCAGTCCAAAGCAGCCCCCGCGTTGTGAGACGCGTCCGTGAATTCACTCGAGCCCGCCTCCACTTCGCGATCACGGAGAAAGGGGAAGGCATTGTGGTTGCAAGGACCGGCGTCTTCGGCGCCCTGACCAAGGAGCATCGCGATCAGCTCATGTCGCTCGCTCGTGAGGTGTCGTTCGACGTCGACGAGCGCATCTTCGACGAGGGCGGCAAGGCCGACCGCTTCTGGATCATCCGCACGGGCACCGTCGCCCTCGACATTCGCGTGCCCGGCCGCCCCGCGGCGGTCATCGAGAGACTCGGCGTCGGGGAACTGCTGGGCTGGTCCTGGCTGGTCCCTCCTCATCACTGGTACCTGGGAGCCCAGGCCACCAGCCCGGTGCGTGCCTACGAGTTCGACGCGACTGTGGTCCGTGAGCTGTACGGGAAGAATCTGGAGCTGCGGCATGAGCTGTGGACCTATGTCGCCGAGGTGATCGGAAGCCGGCTCAGGTCTGCCCGGATGCGGCTGCTCGACCTGTACGCGCCCTACGGCGCCGGCGAGGTGCCCTGACGTGGCGAGACGAGGAATGCGACAGTCTCGCGCATGCCATGGCGTCCAACATCATCTTTCGTCCCCAGTACCTCCCGGTTCCAGCCGGGCCCGCAAACGGGAAGCAGCCGTATGCCTGCCCGTATGGACGGCGACCAGGTACGCGTGGGTAGCCCAGCAGCCTGCCTGTCGGCATGACCCGGTGCGCAGATGCGGGCCACTGGCCCTCCAGAGACGATGGAGCGACAGGCAGGCTCTGGTGCGGGCCGCGGACGAGCAGCAGGAAGCCCCTCCGCTTGGCACGCGGGAGGAGCGGCAGCGTCATGAACCCTTTGAACACACTGAGCGATGCCGGAGTGTCGATCTGGCTGGACGATCTCAGCCGGGAGCGGCTGGTGTCCGGAAGTCTGGCAGACCTGGTCGCGCGGGACCGGGTGGTGGGGGTGACCACCAACCCGACGATCTTCGCCAAGGCCATCACGAGCGGCGACGCGTACGACGCACAGATCCGTGACCTGGCCGCCCGAGGAGTCGGGGTCGGCGAAGCGCTGCGGGCGCTGACCACCACCGACGTCCGGTGGGCGTGCGACGTGCTGCGCCCGGTCTACGACGCGACGGACGGCGTCGACGGACGGGTCTCCATCGAGGTCGACCCCCGGCTCGCGCACGACACCGCCGCGACGATCGCCGAGGCGCGGGCGCTGTGGTGGCTGGTAGACCGGCCCAACCTGTTCGTGAAGATCCCGGCCGCCCGGCAGGGCCTGCCGGCGATCACCGCGTGCCTGGCGGAGGGAATCAGCATCAACGTCACGCTGATCTTCTCCCTCGCCCGCTACGACGAGGTCATGGATGCCTTCCTCGACGGGATGGAAGGCGCCCGCGATACGGGCCGGGAGCTGTCCGGGATCGGCTCGGTGGCTTCGT is a genomic window containing:
- the tal gene encoding transaldolase — translated: MNPLNTLSDAGVSIWLDDLSRERLVSGSLADLVARDRVVGVTTNPTIFAKAITSGDAYDAQIRDLAARGVGVGEALRALTTTDVRWACDVLRPVYDATDGVDGRVSIEVDPRLAHDTAATIAEARALWWLVDRPNLFVKIPAARQGLPAITACLAEGISINVTLIFSLARYDEVMDAFLDGMEGARDTGRELSGIGSVASFFVSRVDAEADARLHKTHTAQAAALRGHLAIANARLAYQHYERVLSSPRWQALRGAGAHPQRPLWASTSVKDPSYPDTRYVTELVAPGVVNTMPEATLRAVADHGEVPADSVRGHYDDAERVLLELRTVGVDYVDLVQTLEDEGLSKFDASWEQLSRQLAETLSIVRPARTRG
- a CDS encoding Crp/Fnr family transcriptional regulator; its protein translation is MSLAREVSFDVDERIFDEGGKADRFWIIRTGTVALDIRVPGRPAAVIERLGVGELLGWSWLVPPHHWYLGAQATSPVRAYEFDATVVRELYGKNLELRHELWTYVAEVIGSRLRSARMRLLDLYAPYGAGEVP